From Melitaea cinxia chromosome 30, ilMelCinx1.1, whole genome shotgun sequence, one genomic window encodes:
- the LOC123668193 gene encoding sphingolipid delta(4)-desaturase DES1: MGAKVSRDDFEWVHTEEPHATRRKIILEKYPEIKKLYGFDPMFKWVVTGMVLIQFATMPIVQHMSWPFVILLAYCFGGVINHSLMLAIHEIAHNLAFGHNRPLHNRLFGFFANLPIGIPISISFRKYHLEHHRYQGDEVIDVDLPTLVEAKLFCTTGGKLVWILLQPFFYSLRPLVVRPKPPQPLELVNLIIQLFFDAIVIKVFGWKVMGYLLIGSLLSMGMHPVAGHFISEHYMFRKGFETYSYYGPLNWITFNVGYHNEHHDFPAVPGSRLPEVKRIAPEFYDDLPQHTSWSSVIYDFIMDPEIGPYARIKRKHQGLES, from the exons AAAAATATCCAGAAATAAAGAAGCTCTACGGTTTCGACCCCATGTTCAAGTGGGTGGTGACAGGAATGGTGTTGATCCAGTTCGCGACGATGCCCATAGTGCAGCATATGAGTTGGCCGTTCGTTATACTCCTGGCATACTGCTTTGGAGGTGTTATCAACCATTCTCTTATGTTAG CAATTCACGAAATAGCCCACAATCTAGCATTCGGCCACAACCGACCGCTCCACAACCGCCTCTTCGGCTTCTTCGCGAATCTCCCAATTGGCATCCCCATCTCGATTAGCTTTAGGAAGTACCACTTGGAACATCATAGG TACCAAGGCGACGAAGTTATCGACGTCGATCTACCAACGCTTGTCGAAGCGAAGTTATTCTGTACGACAGGGGGGAAGCTAGTGTGGATTCTGTTACAGCCATTTTTCTATTCACTCCGACCTTTGGTCGTTAGGCCTAAACCGCCACAGCCCTTGGAACTGGTCAATCTGATCATTCAGCTGTTCTTCGATGCGATAGTTATCAAAGTTTTCG ggtGGAAAGTGATGGGTTACTTATTGATTGGGTCATTACTGTCAATGGGGATGCATCCAGTGGCAG GTCACTTTATATCAGAACACTACATGTTCCGTAAGGGTTTCGAAACGTACTCCTACTACGGACCCCTAAACTGGATCACATTCAACGTGGGCTACCACAATGAACATCACGACTTTCCCGCCGTCCCCGGTAGCAGGTTACCTGAG gtGAAACGAATCGCACCAGAGTTTTATGACGACCTGCCGCAGCACACCAGCTGGTCATCAGTCATTTACGATTTCATCATGGACCCCGAGATCGGTCCCTACGCGAGGATAAAACGTAAACACCAAGGTCTAGAGAGTTag